In Pochonia chlamydosporia 170 chromosome Unknown PCv3seq00008, whole genome shotgun sequence, the following proteins share a genomic window:
- a CDS encoding heterokaryon incompatibility protein (HET) domain-containing protein has protein sequence MPDQGGPFTYPPLPPDADAIRILILSAGNFNDPLECMLTSTAFGEKPAYVALSYTWGFPYPDMSEMHVSPDVAGSTAPLRGISTQNTPYISNTALLRLNNQLFPVGPNLLLLALLHLRSPKYTLPLWVDAICINQADTEERNRQVSLMSYIYTRAIKVVAWLGTQRYKNMAGLFRIMSLQWKAGHTRHLRATIAEGRETRCSPQPTKATLIRISKSTYWTCLWIVQEVCLP, from the coding sequence ATGCCCGACCAAGGCGGACCATTCACAtatcctcctcttcctccagatGCGGATGCTATCCGGATTCTAATATTATCAGCTGGGAATTTCAACGACCCCTTGGAGTGCATGCTCACATCAACGGCATTTGGCGAAAAACCGGCTTACGTCGCTCTGTCGTACACTTGGGGCTTCCCGTACCCTGACATGTCAGAGATGCACGTCTCGCCAGACGTTGCGGGTTCGACGGCGCCGCTACGAGGGATTTCGACCCAGAATACACCATACATCTCGAATACAGCGTTGCTCAGATTGAATAACCAACTGTTTCCAGTCGGCCCCAATCTACTACTACTCGCATTGTTACACCTACGCTCGCCAAAGTACACCCTACCTTTATGGGTCGATGCTATCTGTATCAACCAGGCAGACACGGAAGAACGAAATCGACAGGTCTCTCTAATGTCGTATATTTATACAAGAGCAATAAAGGTTGTCGCCTGGCTTGGAACACAACGGTACAAGAACATGGCTGGCCTGTTTCGCATAATGTCCCTGCAGTGGAAAGCAGGCCACACCCGGCATCTTAGAGCTACCATCGCAGAGGGTAGAGAGACAAGGTGTTCaccccaaccaaccaagGCAACCCTTATACGTATTTCTAAGAGTACTTATTGGACATGTTTGTGGATTGTGCAAGAGGTCTGTCTTCCTTGA
- a CDS encoding UDP-glucoronosyl and UDP-glucosyl transferase (similar to Cordyceps militaris CM01 XP_006674204.1), with the protein MKKKRILFITNAELGQANVHLAVIQWLQSNASDIDLHLCSFPSLQPLIDALNETALSPDARVTFHELSGPTWKECLFYRPEHQWQEICSLPPTIRTVSRAAPLMPRVACPWSAEELLDLILQVKNIIQTVDANLVMVDNLCTPAVTACYDLKPRWSILSPNTYREFILGSQPRYESFWKHPPMEERTASFMPYPLPLYLIPAALYHQRQWRKNPHSDWIHSVAMSIWEKTEIYYSDWGRVSFEPPEGLKVFLPSNWTVDFPFSVVPDHIISCGPIVRSAAPLKESDPALDAWLRRRSTVYINLGTHFLYDDKGTMSLAVAIKSLLDAATEQEEDIQVLWKLNKGDKKSDCDYSPLHRKINYGYDDRVRIVDWLVAEPISILTSGSVVCFVNHGGANSYFEAVSAGVPQVVLPVWFDTYDFARRVEYFGIGRIGNRQTAPKCSGKRAFTNSQASHPGKAGYNYAKQGRCNSGNLQV; encoded by the exons atgaagaagaagcgcattctcttcatcaccaatgCTGAGCTTGGACAGGCCAATGTCCATCTCGCAGTCATCCAATGGCTTCAGTCCAACGCCTCCGACATTGATCTGCACCTGTGCTCGTTCCCTTCTCTGCAGCCACTTATAGACGCACTCAACGAAACTGCCCTCTCCCCGGACGCGCGAGTCACTTTTCACGAATTGTCAGGCCCTACATGGAAAGAATGCCTCTTCTATCGCCCCGAGCACCAATGGCAGGAAATATGCAGCCTGCCTCCAACGATCCGGACCGTCTCTCGCGCTGCGCCGCTGATGCCCCGTGTTGCATGCCCTTGGAGCGCTGAAGAGTTGCTTGATCTCATTCTGCAAGTAAAGAACATTATTCAGACTGTTGATGCAAACCTCGTCATGGTTGATAATCTGTGTACCCCAGCCGTCACCGCGTGCTACGACCTCAAGCCAAGGTGGTCCATTCTGTCACCAAATACCTACCGCGAATTTATCCTTGGCAGTCAGCCTCGTTACGAGTCTTTCTGGAAGCATCCCCC TATGGAGGAAAGAACAGCTTCATTTATGCCCTATCCTTTGCCGCTCTACTTGATCCCAGCGGCTCTGTACCATCAGAGACAATGGAGAAAGAACCCCCATAGCGATTGGATACATAGTGTTGCCATGAGCATTTGGGAGAAGACGGAGATTTACTATTCCGACTGGGGCAGGGTGTCCTTTGAACCGCCCGAGGGTTTGAAAGTTTTTCTCCCAAGCAACTGGACGGTTGACTTTCCCTTTTCCGTTGTTCCAGACCACATTATTTCTTGCGGGCCTATTGTTCGGTCAGCAGCACCATTAAAGGAGTCTGACCCGGCATTGGATGCATGGCTACGGCGCCGGTCAACCGTATACATCAACTTGGGAACACATTTCCTCTATGATGATAAAGGAACCATGAGCTTGGCAGTTGCCATTAAGTCGCTTTTAGATGCagcaacagaacaagaagaagacattCAGGTGTTATGGAAGCTCAATAAGGGCGACAAGAAATCCGACTGCGACTACTCTCCCTTGCATCGGAAGATCAACTACGGTTACGATGATCGAGTTCGTATCGTCGACTGGCTTGTAGCCGAACCTATTTCTATCCTCACGTCAGGTTCCGTAGTCTGTTTTGTCAATCATGGCGGCGCAAATAGCTATTTTGAAGCAGTAAG TGCCGGAGTGCCTCAGGTAGTCCTCCCCGTGTGGTTTGATACTTACGATTTCGCACGTCGCGTCGAGTACTTTGGGATTGGCAGGATAGGAAATCGCCAGACCGCGCCGAAATGTTCAGGGAAAAGAGCTTTCACCAATTCTCAAGCAAGTCATCCTGGGAAAGCAGGCTACAATTATGCGAAGCAAGGCCGCTGCAATAGCGGAAACTTGCAAGTCTAA
- a CDS encoding ABC multidrug transporter protein (similar to Togninia minima UCRPA7 XP_007916695.1), translated as MTWASSQGAGFAEMVQLVRQAAEKADAANFIDGLTSGHGTSVGPRGTSVSGGQRQRIALAQSLIRDPEILILDEATASVDSASEKKMQAAIEHAAPTNIIVLEAGGVVERGTYDELMAVEGGKFAHLIQLQKLRTTGSVAEVESRDSASLADLHDKVKETPTEKDEGSQKKAAADSTIETSDEADNTPPQPFSSVVRGIAWLIRPSLGWVFLAMVAATIVGATFSGSGLIFGYTVSPLNPCQSTVQRILSMGRLFGGLIFMLGAVELIANFLAWWGFGVIGERILYTLRQLSFRSLLEQKLDGIYRKVARRPGCCPSSPKTVPQDPALFDGTVLHNVALGAVPGHEASNAEIKEACRVANIHDEIMALPDGYNTQCGPSASRLSGGQKQRIAIARALVRRPRLLLLDESTSALDAAGEAELQKGLQRASKDTTVLAITHRLHTVHQADMIFVVDGGRIVDQGRHSDLLETNESYRLNAMQQMLQ; from the exons ATGACCTGGGCGTCATCTCAGGGTGCAGGCTTCGCCGAGATGGTGCAACTTGTGCGCCAAGCAGCCGAGAAGGCAGATGCCGCCAACTTCATAGATGGCCTCACATCTGGCCACGGAACGTCTGTTGGGCCTCGGGGCACATCCGTTAGCGGCGGACAGCGACAGCGGATAGCCTTGGCCCAATCCCTGATCCGAGACCCTGAAATCTTGATTTTGGATGAGGCCACTGCAAGCGTCGATTCAGCCAGTGAGAAAAAAATGCAAGCCGCTATTGAGCATGCG GCGCCGACAAACATCATCGTGCTAGAGGCCGGTGGAGTTGTCGAACGAGGCACATATGATGAGCTCATGGCCGTGGAAGGCGGCAAGTTTGCCCATCTCATTCAACTACAAAAGTTGAGAACAACCGGCAGTGTGGCAGAAGTAGAGTCACGCGATAGTGCGTCACTTGCTGACTTACACGATAAGGTCAAAGAGACACCTACCGAGAAGGACGAGGGAAGTCAGAAGAAAGCAGCGGCTGACAGCACAATCGAAACCTCAGACGAAGCTGATAACACTCCACCTCAACCATTTAGCAGTGTCGTGAGAGGCATTGCTTGGTTGATCCGGCCATCTTTAGGTTGGGTCTTTTTGGCAATGGTCGCGGCCACCATAGTTGGTGCAACATTCTCTGGCTCTGGTCTGATATTTGGTTACACAGTTAGTCCTCTGAATCCTTGCCAGAGCACTGTCCAGCGTATTCTATCAATGGGTCGACTATTTGGGGGTTTAATATTCATGCTCGGCGCCGTTGAGCTGATTGCCAATTTCCTCGCCTGGTGGGGTTTCGGTGTTATTGGAGAGAGAATACTTTACACGTTGCGGCAGTTATCTTTCCGATCATTGTTGGAGCAGAAGCTCGATGGCATATATCGGAAGGTCGCACGCCGTCCCGGCTGCtgtccatcatcaccaaagaCT GTGCCCCAGGACCCTGCTCTGTTTGATGGAACGGTACTTCACAATGTGGCCTTGGGTGCGGTACCTGGTCATGAGGCCTCAAACGCCGAGATTAAAGAAGCTTGCCGTGTGGCCAATATCCACGATGAGATAATGGCCTTGCCTGATGGCTATAATACGCAATGTGGACCGTCCGCGTCTCGCCTCTCCGGAGGCCAGAAACAGCGTATAGCCATTGCGCGTGCTCTCGTGAGGAGGCCGCGGTTGTTGCTACTCGACGAGAGCACGAGCGCACTTGACGCAGCAGGAGAGGCTGAACTGCAGAAGGGCCTTCAAAGAGCCTCCAAAGACACAACAGTGTTGGCAATTACACATCGTCTGCACACGGTCCACCAAGCCGACATGATTTTCGTCGTCGATGGCGGAAGAATTGTCGACCAAGGACGACATTCTGATTTGCTCGAGACAAACGAGAGTTATAGGCTTAACGCAATGCAACAAATGCTTCAATAA
- a CDS encoding UDP-glucoronosyl and UDP-glucosyl transferase (similar to Cordyceps militaris CM01 XP_006674202.1), which yields MAEPKRVLLLTNSELGQANVFLAATYELLQLDATVTIYICSFAPLGKSVSSIRDLNNTGTADSRLNFIELSGPSWKDALFGRPEHQFQELCAIRPTVWNVSKAAKLTRIACPWTTDELCSLVKQLEKIIQDLDPHITIVDNLFTPAVTVCYKLKPRWAVLSPNTYKEFALAAQPDRQYYWKYPPPRSTIPFPVPWYQMPLVYYMVRKMYLNHNDPFMGQHAEGMKATIDTEYADWAYISIVPPEGLKILLATRPEIDFPFDVLPKHMIPCGPIVRPSMPLVDADPELAKWLTKRPTILANLGTHATYDKQHAMEMAGALDIVLKAAEKLNKPLQILWKLNRQSDFDLSDDTFKSFGVKWNDSVRVTTWIDVEPVSILESGYVICSVNHGGANSFFEAVSAGVPQIILPVWGDTYDFAKRAEWLGIGKFGSPKHAPKVNSKELAKILKQVILGPQAAQFREKATGFAKICRENGGGRRIAAQKILEML from the exons ATGGCAGAGCCGAAGCGCGTACTATTGCTCACAAACTCCGAGCTGGGTCAAGCCAATGTGTTCTTAGCAGCTACCTATGAGCTGTTGCAGCTCGATGCTACAGTTACGATCTACATTTGCTCATTTGCACCACTTGGAAAATCGGTATCGTCTATTCGTGACCTGAACAATACTGGCACGGCAGATAGTAGGCTGAATTTTATTGAGCTGTCCGGTCCGTCGTGGAAGGATGCTCTCTTTGGCCGCCCAGAGCACCAGTTTCAAGAACTTTGTGCTATTCGCCCGACTGTCTGGAACGTCTCTAAAGCCGCCAAGCTCACGCGCATCGCGTGCCCTTGGACCACTGATGAGCTTTGCAGCTTGGTAAAACAGCTGGAAAAGATTATTCAGGACCTAGATCCGCATATTACCATTGTGGACAACCTCTTCACTCCAGCAGTCACAGTTTGCTACAAGCTGAAGCCACGGTGGGCCGTTTTATCTCCAAACACTTACAAGGAGTTTGCGTTGGCCGCTCAGCCGGATCGCCAGTACTACTGGAAGTACCCTCC CCCGAGATCAACGATTCCTTTCCCTGTTCCATGGTATCAAATGCCCCTGGTATACTACATGGTGCGCAAAATGTACCTAAATCACAATGATCCATTCATGGGGCAGCATGCAGAAGGGATGAAGGCAACCATAGACACTGAGTATGCTGACTGGGCTTACATCTCCATCGTCCCTCCGGAAGGTTTGAAGATCCTGCTTGCCACCCGCCCCGAAATCGACTTCCCTTTTGATGTGTTGCCCAAACATATGATTCCATGCGGACCAATAGTCAGGCCATCCATGCCACTGGTAGATGCAGATCCTGAGCTGGCAAAGTGGCTGACGAAACGACCGACGATTCTTGCCAACCTGGGTACTCATGCAACGTATGACAAGCAGCACGCCATGGAAATGGCCGGAGCTCTAGATATTGTACTAAAAGCTGCAGAGAAACTCAACAAGCCTCTTCAAATATTGTGGAAGCTCAATAGGCAGAGCGATTTTGATCTGTCTGATGACACCTTCAAGAGTTTTGGCGTGAAATGGAACGACTCCGTGCGGGTTACTACATGGATAGATGTTGAGCCTGTGAGCATTCTTGAATCTGGATATGTCATTTGCTCCGTGAATCATGGAGGCGCGAATTCCTTCTTTGAAGCTGTGAG TGCCGGCGTGCCACAGATAATTCTGCCTGTATGGGGCGATACGTACGACTTTGCGAAGCGGGCGGAATggcttggcattggcaaaTTTGGGAGCCCAAAGCATGCACCAAAAGTGAACTCAAAAGAGTTAGCAAAAATCCTAAAGCAAGTCATTCTGGGACCACAAGCAGCGCAATTTAGGGAGAAGGCTACTGGTTTTGCCAAGATCTGCAGGGAAAACGGCGGCGGGAGGCGCATCGCAGCACAGAAGATTTTGGAAATGCTCTAG
- a CDS encoding methyltransferase fkbM domain-containing protein — protein MGARSKALSYIYKLVVTTESCQLTRRLRRKSLSFTTCPSTRGLCGTIKDVGFRAAIRITIAALSGVGVFR, from the coding sequence ATGGGAGCCCGCTCCAAAGCCCTCAGCTACATATACAAGCTTGTAGTCACTACCGAGTCTTGCCAGCTTACACGTCGGCTAAGACGTAAGTCACTGTCGTTTACTACATGTCCATCCACACGAGGCCTGTGCGGCACAATCAAAGATGTAGGTTTTCGAGCTGCAATACGGATTACAATCGCGGCCCTCAGCGGGGTGGGCGTGTTCCGATAA